The genomic segment CTCACAGCCTCCTGAAGAACATCCTGCCCAGATTGAAGAGCGCTCTGTCACGGAGGACCACATTCAACTCTCCCCTCTGGGCAGTGAGGAGCAGGAGGTCACCTTCACGGAGATTCACAATGAGCTGGCCCCGCCGGAGCAGCAGGAGAATGAGCAATCATGTGCGGAGGTCAGTGGAATATCTGAAGGAGTTTGTGAGGACTATGCTCTGTCCACCACTCTGCCTCAGGACCAGGAAAACAAGGAGGAGTCTTCAATGTCACTTCAGGAATAAAAGATTGAGCACATTTAGAGCTGATTTAttattaacacaaacacactatcTGTTTTGAGTTGGTTAACAGAGGAGACTCTAGCACAAAAACACTGGCGGGGACCTTGTTTCAAAGTATTCATCTACTGTTGACTGAAGTATGTTCACCCAGAAATAGAAAGGTTTAAATTTTTGGACCCCAAAACATTTAAGTAAACTTAATATGAGCACATTCCATATTTATCTATCAAGAAATTATTCATCAGCAACTGTAacagtgtgtgtttattttagcCTCACTTCATGCTAACTTTTCAATGGCTTATGTAGCTGCTGCCTAACCACACAGAACTAGGCTCATTATGATCAACCAGTTTGAAAATGTATCAAACGGACTGGTTCTGATGGCTTTGACTCATGCAGTATAACACTTTTCTTTTATGTTAAAAAACTTCTGCAACCAAAGAATATGCCCTTTTAACATAACCTAACAGACATAGATAAATAAAAGTGCATCGCATCATTTCCTGTCCCTGGTTTAATTAAGGAtgagaaaatacaacaaaaataaataacttttcaaaatcaaatcggtgtgggatttgtatttatttctaattAGGTACATTCAAAAACACAACCTTTCACCCGTGTACTTCTGCTATCACACCGATTCACATTTAttcttccttcttctcttccttttcACATCCTGTACATTAGTTTTTCTTGATGAGTTTGGCGACGGACGTGAAGGCCTGACGCAGACCAATTCCTTTCAGTGCGCTGCAAACTTGAATCTGCCATTGCAGCTGTGGATAGTTGGACATTCCCAGCATGTTGGAGATCTGATTTCAAGTGGGTGTCAATGAAAGAAGGGAGAGTGCAGaaagggaggagaaaaaaagttgagaaGGAGTAATGGCATATCTCCTTCCTCCCTTATTACATCCAAGCTGTTTTTCTACATGTAAAGTAACTAGTTAGGCTAAAtagaatacagtggaacctctacaATGAACTCAAACATTCTTGTgtgtgttagattttttttctttagtttgcTTGCATTACCACTACAAATGGATACCAGAAGAGGAAAAATTCAACCAACAATGCAACTGATTAAGATGTAGAAATATGGCGCACATgctttgttgtgtttgtgctctAATATGGAAAAGTCAGCAATTAGttgacaaaacaataaaagcagAAGAATAGAAAAGCAAGGGAGTTGCATTTAGTCAATATATGAAATGACACTCGTTATCAAAGgtaaagacaaaaatgcataCTTAGATTTGACTATAAATATATTAAACACGTTTCAAGATAACTGCTGAAAATGTGGAAAGACTAAGaacttttcatccattttccgtatcgcttatcctcacaagaatCGTGGGCATGCTGGTGCCTGTTTCTGTTAACTCtgggcgaaaggtggggtacaccctgaactggtcgcctctcgggacgttgtgagccggtggggagaatacttcgaagaccgcctcaattccaccgacacgccttcccatgagggagcagagtctgggttctctgaagcgggctctcctatctttggggttgaggccaccgaggtggttaaaaagctcctcggtggatgggattcgcccggagttcctcaaggctctggatgttgtggggctgtcctggttgacacgcctctgcaacatcgcttggacatcggggacagtgcctctggattggccgactggggtggtggtaccTCTTTGGACCGGAAGGTGTgatccaactacagggggatcacactcctcagcctccctggttaggtcgattcaggggtgctggagaggagggtccgtcgggaagtcgaatctcagattcaggagaagcagtgtggttttcgtcccggccgtggaacagtggaccagctctacacccttggcagagtcctcaagggtgcatgggagttcgtccaaccagtctacatgtgttttgtggacttggagaaggcgttcgaccgtgtcccttggggggtcTTGTGGGGgttgctttgggagtatggggtaccgaaccccctgatacgggctgttcggtccttgtacgaccggagtcagagtttggtccgcatatccggcagtaagccGGAATCGTtaccggtgagggttggactgcgctttgtcaccgattctgttcataacgtttataggcagaatttcaaggtgcagccgaggcgtagaggggatacggtttggtggcctcagtattgcatctctgctttttgcagatgatgtggttctgttggcttcatcaagccgtgacctccaactctcactggagcagttcccagctgtgtgtgaagcggctaggatgagaatcagcacctccaaatctgagaccatggtcctcagtcggaaaagggtggtgtgccctctccaggtcggggatgagatcctgccccaagtggaagagttcaagtatcttggggtcttgttcacgagtgagggaagaatggaacgggagatcgacaggcggatcggtgcagcgtctgcagtgatgcggactttgtatcggtccgttatggtgaagaaggagctaagccgaaaggcgaagctctcaatttaccggtcgatctgcgttcctaccctcacctatggtcacgcgagctgtgggtcatgaccgaaagaacaagatcctggatacaggtggccgaaatgagtttcctccgcagggtgtccaggctctccgtttgagatagggtgagaagctcgatcatccgggaggggctcagagtagagccactactcctccgcattgagaggagccagatgaggtggctcggggatctgattaggatgcctcctggacgcctccctggtgaggtgttccgggcacatcccaccaggaggagaccatggggacaacccaggacacgctggagagattatgtctcccggctggcgtGGGAcaacctcgggatcccctcccaaagagctggttgaagtggctggggagagggaaatctgggcttccctattaaagctactgcccccgcgacctgaactcggataagcggaagaaaatggatggatggatcacaagttaatttaatcgtctgttccaatacttttgctcacttgaaaagtgggggGCTTTTGGTGGGGACTGTGTGTacgcagacacacgcacatAATCGCAAATCGTGAATCGCAAATATGGGGCCACTCGCATTCAACCATTAAATTTTCagtgtgagtgagggaagaatggatcGGGAGCTTGACAGGCAGATCAGtacagcatctgcagtgatgcggattttgtatcgatccgttgccagatgaggtggctggggcatctgattcggatgcctcctggacgcctccctggtgaggtgttccgggcacgtcccaccgggaggagaccccggggtcgacctaggacacgctggagagactacgtccttcggctggcctgggaacgcctcgggttccccccagaagagctggatgaagtggctggggagagggaagtctgggcgtccctgctaaagctactgcccccgcgatccGACCGCGGATACGcactagaaaatggatggctggatagttAGTGCATTCAGGGGACACAACAACAGCGCTGGAGAGCGGTGAGACAGGCTCAAATTTTCACTGTTTTGAAGCCTCCTTTTAtatatttggtgtttttttgttttttttattcattgaaatACTTGGCAGGGCAATTAACAACACtcctctctgtggtgtgtccaaTTTGCAagacattattttcatttacagAGACTTTAAGGTTGGCTCGACGACTGCAGTAATAATTGTTGTCAATTACAGAAAGAATGCTCAAATCTATCCACTTTCCCAAACACATTTTATCATTAGCTATAATTTTATAATTGGTTGATTTTACGATGCCTAGAGTTTGACTCAACAATCATATTTCGATTATTTTCCATGAGAAGTTTTGTATTCAAACAAATCCAACGTTGTGTGTtcaaccttagaggttccaTTGTGCGTCaggatttttttctgtgttctACCTCTTGTACGTTCATGGCGCCAGGCTGGTCCAACTTGTTGCCGAGAACCATCAAAGGAATACCTCGTAACTTGTCTTCCCTCAAAACATTCTTCAATGCCTTCTTGGCCTCCGTCATCCGACTTCGATCACTGCTGTCAACCACGAAGACCAGTGCCTTGCAGTCGTCCAGGAAGAACCTGAGGAAGATGGCAAAGAAGGAATAGGAAGTGGCAAGCAAAACAATGCATTAGGTTACCTCCAGTTGGGCCTCATGCTTTTCTgtcctccgacatcccaaacTGTCAGTGATGTCCTCTTGTCCAAATCAAATGTTCCTACATTGAATCCAATGGTCGGTGATGTGTCCATCACCTGCCAGGTCACAATCAGGTCACGGATGTGCgtacaaacaagcaacaatGTCATGTTGGGCAGAGCCTAGTCACCTGTCCAGTCAGCAGTCGAGCGA from the Phycodurus eques isolate BA_2022a chromosome 1, UOR_Pequ_1.1, whole genome shotgun sequence genome contains:
- the arl11 gene encoding ADP-ribosylation factor-like protein 11 isoform X2, with product MGLDSAGKTTLLARLLTGQVMDTSPTIGFNVGTFDLDKRTSLTVWDVGGQKSMRPNWRFFLDDCKALVFVVDSSDRSRMTEAKKALKNVLREDKLRGIPLMVLGNKLDQPGAMNVQEISNMLGMSNYPQLQWQIQVCSALKGIGLRQAFTSVAKLIKKN
- the arl11 gene encoding ADP-ribosylation factor-like protein 11 isoform X1, giving the protein MGLAQSSKSPQVILMGLDSAGKTTLLARLLTGQVMDTSPTIGFNVGTFDLDKRTSLTVWDVGGQKSMRPNWRFFLDDCKALVFVVDSSDRSRMTEAKKALKNVLREDKLRGIPLMVLGNKLDQPGAMNVQEISNMLGMSNYPQLQWQIQVCSALKGIGLRQAFTSVAKLIKKN